A DNA window from Methanobacterium sp. contains the following coding sequences:
- a CDS encoding beta-ribofuranosylaminobenzene 5'-phosphate synthase — MIIETPSRLHMTLIDLNGTIGRVDGGVGLTIKKPKLVLEAKSQDEGIDIFFKESHKLNEKIMADCGRKIENTVKKITDFLKIDSGFKFEVKTAYPAHSGLGSGTQLSLAVAKLILNLNDRDMDAWQIAKIVGRGGTSGIGVRAFDHGGFIIDGGHKVDEKPDFLPSSASNARPAPLIARYDFPKDWKVVLAIPNVPAGASGQNEVNIFQGYCPIKLDEVQKLSHLILMKMMPSLVEEDLDSFGSAVNEIQNIGFKKIEVGFQDSVINEIAQNLRDAGAAGVGMSSFGPTIYAVTDTNTKDISKVAQSTMNEIGGKVIVTEAKNSGATLKKEF, encoded by the coding sequence ATGATTATAGAAACTCCATCAAGGCTACACATGACTTTAATAGACCTTAATGGAACTATTGGAAGAGTTGATGGCGGTGTAGGACTTACCATCAAAAAACCCAAACTTGTTCTTGAAGCAAAATCTCAAGATGAGGGTATCGATATATTTTTTAAGGAATCCCATAAATTGAATGAAAAAATAATGGCAGATTGTGGGAGAAAAATTGAAAATACAGTTAAGAAAATAACTGATTTCCTGAAAATTGACTCTGGATTTAAATTTGAGGTTAAAACAGCTTATCCTGCACATTCTGGACTTGGATCAGGTACTCAACTATCCCTTGCAGTTGCAAAGCTTATATTAAATCTTAATGATCGTGATATGGATGCATGGCAAATAGCAAAAATCGTTGGAAGAGGTGGGACTTCAGGTATTGGAGTCAGGGCCTTTGATCATGGCGGATTTATTATTGACGGCGGGCATAAGGTAGATGAAAAACCTGATTTTTTACCATCATCAGCATCTAATGCACGCCCTGCACCTTTAATAGCAAGATATGATTTTCCAAAGGATTGGAAAGTAGTACTTGCAATTCCAAATGTCCCTGCAGGTGCATCAGGTCAAAATGAGGTAAATATTTTCCAGGGGTACTGTCCAATTAAGCTGGATGAAGTACAGAAATTATCTCATTTGATATTAATGAAAATGATGCCTTCTTTAGTAGAAGAAGATTTAGACTCTTTTGGATCTGCAGTTAATGAAATTCAGAATATTGGATTTAAAAAAATAGAAGTTGGGTTTCAGGATTCTGTAATTAATGAAATAGCTCAAAATCTCAGAGATGCAGGTGCAGCGGGGGTTGGAATGAGTTCATTTGGTCCTACTATTTATGCGGTAACTGATACAAACACAAAAGATATATCAAAAGTAGCTCAGAGTACTATGAACGAGATTGGCGGAAAAGTTATTGTTACTGAAGCTAAAAATAGCGGTGCTACGTTGAAAAAAGAATTTTGA
- the wecB gene encoding UDP-N-acetylglucosamine 2-epimerase (non-hydrolyzing) — protein MKIAVIIGTRPEIIKMAPVIDEIEKRNIDYILIHTGQHYDHEMSDQFFIDLELKKPDFNIGVGSGSHGKQTATMMNGIEEVLVAEKPDIVLVQGDTNAVLAGALVASKLHIPVGHVEAGLRSYDKSMPEEINREIADVCSKLYFVPTEESAVNLLFEGISPKDIFITGNTIVDTCIRNLKIAQKSEEKSKFDFDGDILTLTMHRAENVDNKERLQNIIDALLELDDVTVVFPVHPRTVKTLKEFNMFDKLENADHIELIRPVGYLDFLLLLSKSKFIMTDSGGLQEEAITLNVPCMTLRYNTERPETVEAGGNILVGAEKDKITSTVKEILNNDDLYGKMSKAENPYGTGNSSEGILDAILDLYDAGELKITVPEDIMKNRTRKLLEIKEDISVLEFENKEDSIVKIVFEEGNARFPYENLNLKGKTALIDSFKSD, from the coding sequence ATGAAGATTGCAGTCATTATTGGGACAAGGCCGGAGATAATCAAAATGGCCCCAGTAATCGATGAAATAGAAAAACGAAATATCGATTACATATTAATCCATACTGGACAGCACTACGACCACGAGATGTCTGACCAGTTTTTTATAGATTTAGAATTAAAAAAACCTGATTTTAACATTGGGGTTGGCTCTGGATCCCATGGGAAACAAACAGCGACAATGATGAACGGTATTGAGGAAGTTTTAGTTGCAGAAAAACCAGACATAGTCCTTGTTCAGGGAGATACTAATGCAGTACTTGCTGGAGCGCTTGTGGCATCCAAGCTCCATATTCCTGTAGGTCATGTTGAAGCAGGTTTAAGGTCTTATGATAAATCCATGCCTGAAGAAATAAACAGGGAAATTGCAGATGTTTGTTCAAAGCTTTATTTTGTGCCAACCGAAGAATCAGCAGTTAACCTGCTTTTTGAGGGTATCAGCCCAAAAGATATTTTTATAACTGGAAATACCATTGTTGATACATGTATCAGAAACCTTAAAATTGCGCAAAAGTCAGAAGAAAAATCTAAATTTGATTTTGATGGAGATATCCTCACCCTTACCATGCACAGGGCAGAGAACGTTGATAACAAAGAGAGGCTTCAAAATATTATAGATGCACTGCTTGAATTAGATGATGTAACAGTTGTCTTTCCAGTACATCCAAGGACAGTTAAAACCCTTAAAGAATTTAATATGTTTGATAAATTAGAAAATGCAGACCATATTGAACTTATAAGGCCTGTAGGTTACCTTGATTTCTTACTTCTCCTATCAAAGTCCAAGTTTATCATGACGGATTCTGGTGGGTTACAGGAAGAGGCAATTACATTAAACGTGCCCTGTATGACTTTAAGGTATAACACTGAGCGCCCTGAAACAGTTGAAGCTGGTGGAAATATTCTTGTTGGGGCGGAAAAAGATAAAATAACAAGTACAGTTAAAGAAATCTTAAATAACGATGATCTTTATGGTAAAATGAGCAAAGCTGAAAATCCGTATGGTACTGGGAATTCTTCAGAAGGAATTCTTGATGCAATTTTAGATTTATATGATGCTGGTGAGCTTAAAATAACTGTACCTGAAGATATAATGAAAAACAGAACCCGTAAACTTCTTGAAATCAAAGAAGATATATCTGTATTAGAATTTGAAAATAAAGAAGATTCAATAGTAAAAATAGTTTTTGAAGAGGGCAATGCCAGATTTCCCTATGAAAATCTTAACTTAAAGGGTAAGACTGCATTAATCGATAGTTTTAAATCAGATTAA
- a CDS encoding nucleotide sugar dehydrogenase gives MILENSKITVFGLGHIGLPTAALFANSGLQVTGVDINKRTIEYVNKGKTPIMEPGLDELVKKAVESGKLTATGDGITASKDSRIKIVIVPTPVDEFKKSDLSAVESACRSISKALNRDDLVIIESTTPPKTCENVVIPILEESGLKAGADFGIAYTPERALPNNTIYEMTHNARVIGGINQKSADTAVSLYEHITKGKIIKVNDLITAEMVKLMENTYRDTNIALSNELAKVCEKLGIDAIEAIAAANHHPRVNIHTPGPGVGGHCLSIDPYFIVEIAEQEGIESTLIKNARAINDGMPRHVAEIVVDTLNDAGKQIKDSKVGILGVAYKGNVADARETPAKPLIELLLEEGFDVYAHDPHTSDDLIEFFGARPVSMEEVLECDCVVLITDHDEYKSITPGMIKNKIFVCTRPVLNPDDFKREGVVFKGIGRL, from the coding sequence ATGATTCTCGAAAATTCAAAGATTACAGTTTTTGGTCTTGGCCATATTGGGCTTCCAACTGCAGCCCTTTTTGCAAACAGTGGTTTGCAGGTTACAGGAGTTGACATAAATAAAAGAACTATCGAGTATGTAAATAAAGGTAAAACTCCAATTATGGAGCCAGGACTTGATGAACTGGTGAAGAAAGCAGTTGAAAGCGGTAAACTAACTGCAACTGGTGATGGAATCACCGCTTCTAAAGATTCAAGGATCAAAATAGTAATTGTTCCGACGCCTGTGGATGAATTTAAAAAATCTGATTTATCTGCTGTAGAATCCGCTTGTAGGAGCATTTCAAAAGCTCTAAATAGGGATGACCTTGTTATAATAGAAAGTACTACGCCTCCTAAAACCTGTGAAAACGTTGTAATTCCAATACTTGAAGAAAGCGGATTAAAAGCAGGTGCAGACTTTGGAATAGCATATACTCCTGAGAGAGCGCTTCCAAATAACACCATTTATGAAATGACCCATAATGCAAGAGTAATTGGTGGAATCAACCAAAAAAGTGCAGATACGGCTGTTTCTCTTTATGAACATATTACAAAGGGTAAAATAATAAAGGTCAATGATTTGATAACTGCAGAGATGGTCAAACTAATGGAAAATACGTATAGGGATACCAATATAGCACTGTCCAATGAACTTGCAAAGGTCTGTGAAAAACTCGGCATTGATGCGATAGAAGCTATAGCTGCTGCGAACCATCACCCTAGAGTTAATATACATACTCCTGGTCCAGGTGTTGGCGGACATTGTTTATCTATTGATCCATATTTCATTGTAGAGATAGCTGAACAAGAAGGGATAGAATCTACTTTAATAAAGAATGCCAGGGCTATAAATGATGGAATGCCAAGACATGTTGCTGAAATTGTGGTTGACACGTTAAATGATGCTGGAAAACAGATTAAAGACTCTAAAGTAGGTATATTGGGTGTTGCGTACAAGGGAAATGTGGCGGATGCTAGAGAAACACCAGCAAAACCATTGATTGAACTTCTGCTTGAGGAAGGCTTTGATGTGTACGCCCACGACCCGCATACTTCTGATGATTTGATAGAGTTTTTCGGTGCCAGACCTGTAAGCATGGAAGAGGTTCTGGAGTGCGATTGTGTTGTGCTCATAACTGATCACGATGAATATAAATCAATCACACCGGGAATGATCAAAAACAAAATATTTGTTTGTACAAGGCCAGTTTTGAATCCTGATGATTTTAAAAGGGAAGGCGTTGTTTTTAAAGGAATTGGACGGCTTTAA
- a CDS encoding ATP-grasp domain-containing protein → MKILILEYITAMGIDDPSLWSEGQAMLDGFLEDFKDRDVDYLISLDQSISRNNYCNPVKLEGELMEWLDQNISNYDSCLVIAPEEDFILYDIVNFIEKKGVGIIGSSSDAVMICSDKFRMYESLKENVPIIKTEKVFFKDMDSYEPFNNKRILKPADGVSCSGVHVVNSKGEMKKAASLIETNLPYFIIQNFIEGTSASVSLISNGSEAVPLSLNLQDIHFSDEGINYNGGQVPLTHELEEEAKKVAKKAVESIDGLNGYVGVDMILGEEVHLVEINSRITTPYVALRRLLNFNLGDAILDSIYGDKLPKKINLCGSISFCKKDDVLKLDELR, encoded by the coding sequence TTGAAAATACTTATTCTTGAATATATCACAGCCATGGGAATTGATGATCCATCTTTATGGTCTGAAGGACAGGCGATGCTTGATGGATTTTTAGAAGATTTTAAAGATAGGGATGTAGATTATCTTATATCTTTGGACCAATCTATTTCTCGTAATAATTATTGTAACCCCGTTAAACTTGAAGGAGAATTAATGGAGTGGTTAGATCAAAATATATCAAATTATGACTCATGTCTTGTAATAGCTCCTGAAGAAGATTTTATTTTATATGATATAGTAAATTTCATAGAAAAAAAAGGCGTTGGGATTATAGGATCAAGTTCAGATGCTGTAATGATATGTTCTGACAAATTCAGGATGTATGAGTCTCTCAAGGAGAATGTTCCTATAATTAAAACTGAAAAAGTATTTTTCAAAGATATGGATAGTTATGAACCCTTTAATAATAAACGGATTTTAAAACCTGCTGATGGAGTTTCATGCTCGGGTGTACATGTTGTAAACTCAAAGGGTGAAATGAAAAAAGCAGCTTCTTTAATTGAAACCAATCTTCCTTATTTTATAATTCAAAACTTTATAGAGGGAACTTCAGCCAGTGTGAGTTTGATAAGCAACGGCAGTGAAGCAGTTCCGTTAAGCTTGAACCTTCAAGATATCCATTTTTCAGACGAGGGGATAAATTATAATGGGGGGCAGGTGCCTTTAACTCATGAACTTGAAGAAGAAGCAAAAAAAGTGGCAAAAAAGGCTGTAGAATCAATAGATGGCCTTAATGGTTATGTTGGTGTTGACATGATTCTGGGAGAGGAAGTGCATCTGGTTGAGATAAATTCAAGGATTACAACGCCTTATGTAGCATTAAGGCGTCTTTTAAATTTTAACCTTGGTGATGCTATTTTGGATTCTATCTATGGTGATAAATTACCTAAAAAAATTAATTTGTGTGGATCAATATCATTTTGTAAAAAAGACGATGTTTTAAAGCTTGATGAATTGAGATAA
- a CDS encoding CcdC protein domain-containing protein, which produces MTVIVPDSNFMASPSFLIIIFLIILLQLRERKMNLRKLIVMPVILAIFTLPAVYVEMYSVFNVVVIFIGLLIGILMGYLISKFMEVKVHEDGSMILKGSLLAVLMWAAIIVIKIYGRNAIGGMKLMDLSLLTSMFLIMTVGAMISRRVFIYRRYINFKKNAALKQELIN; this is translated from the coding sequence ATGACAGTTATAGTACCAGATAGTAATTTTATGGCCAGCCCATCATTTCTTATTATAATTTTTTTAATCATTTTACTGCAGTTACGTGAGCGGAAAATGAACTTAAGGAAATTAATAGTCATGCCAGTAATTTTAGCAATTTTTACGCTTCCTGCAGTTTATGTTGAGATGTACAGTGTTTTTAATGTTGTAGTTATCTTTATTGGGCTCTTAATAGGTATATTAATGGGTTATTTAATATCCAAGTTCATGGAAGTTAAGGTTCATGAAGATGGATCCATGATTTTAAAGGGTTCTCTTCTGGCGGTGCTTATGTGGGCTGCAATTATTGTAATCAAGATATATGGTAGGAATGCAATTGGCGGTATGAAACTTATGGATTTAAGCCTTTTAACTTCTATGTTCCTTATCATGACTGTAGGGGCAATGATTTCCCGCCGTGTATTTATTTACAGGAGATACATAAACTTTAAAAAGAATGCTGCTTTAAAGCAGGAATTAATTAACTGA
- a CDS encoding DUF4013 domain-containing protein, translating to MDVGEIIKDSLKYPLSNWKEFLVLGVFIAFSGMSNLSVLVGVKDSALIGFLGIIGFLSIALIFGYSFRIIKSSLAGVKRLPEFNDWPEMFVDGVKFMVVNFVYLIPVILIIIFVYYSGSDIGSIPTLNLVLWLYVWFPYLFLLIALLYLIIIIPVILMAVANMIDNDGKLSAAFKFKEIFNNVSKLTEDTLTGSKLVFYNSLVSIIIGFFIFDEIIDRISSIRWTKLIIWYMATGIISLTLIFIGYTLTNITSILILHGLDLYSISNYNILMILILSLVLLPYLFIFLSRSAALIYNYAIKSYLLNENCMRNYQFHQDNLLNSGDANEKQLEKFKITNINDSSSKKGKYIGLVVGLLVLVVLAHNFVNFNDNSMDMSIKTYSGNGISFNYSADWRLFQDTTTDTTSSIAVFKYDVTNGPGLRLYIMPTNESTQDVINNWRNFIVSNGTIISNGTLKIDGNIAYQVTGIADINGSNKNMRYEGISFVKNGKMYSFLLQAPDSDFDKEEQNFNIILNSFKAQ from the coding sequence ATGGACGTAGGAGAAATAATTAAAGATTCTTTAAAATATCCTCTTTCAAACTGGAAAGAATTTTTAGTTTTAGGGGTTTTCATAGCTTTTAGTGGTATGTCTAATTTATCTGTATTAGTAGGTGTAAAAGATAGTGCATTAATAGGATTTTTAGGGATTATTGGATTTTTGAGTATTGCTTTGATATTTGGATATTCCTTTAGAATTATAAAATCGTCTTTGGCTGGTGTAAAACGACTTCCTGAATTTAATGATTGGCCTGAAATGTTTGTAGATGGTGTTAAATTTATGGTGGTTAATTTTGTTTATTTAATTCCTGTTATTTTGATAATTATTTTTGTATACTATTCTGGATCAGATATAGGAAGTATCCCAACTTTAAATTTAGTTTTATGGTTATACGTGTGGTTTCCTTATCTTTTTCTCCTAATTGCACTTTTATATCTAATAATTATTATTCCAGTAATATTAATGGCAGTAGCAAATATGATAGATAATGATGGTAAGCTTAGTGCAGCTTTTAAATTTAAGGAAATATTTAATAACGTCTCAAAATTAACTGAGGATACTCTTACAGGGTCTAAATTGGTTTTCTACAATAGTTTAGTTTCAATTATTATAGGATTCTTTATATTTGATGAAATTATTGATAGAATCAGCAGTATAAGATGGACCAAGCTTATAATTTGGTATATGGCAACTGGAATTATTTCATTAACCTTAATTTTTATAGGCTATACTTTAACTAATATCACTTCAATTTTAATTTTACATGGTTTAGATTTATATTCAATCTCAAATTACAATATTTTAATGATATTGATATTATCGTTAGTTTTACTTCCTTATCTATTTATATTTCTTTCAAGATCAGCTGCATTAATTTATAATTATGCAATTAAGAGTTATTTACTCAATGAAAACTGCATGAGAAACTATCAATTTCACCAAGATAATCTCCTTAATTCAGGGGATGCTAATGAAAAGCAACTGGAAAAATTCAAAATAACTAATATCAATGATAGCAGTAGCAAAAAGGGCAAATATATTGGATTAGTAGTAGGGCTTTTGGTTCTTGTGGTTTTAGCTCATAATTTTGTTAATTTTAACGATAACAGTATGGATATGTCTATAAAAACTTATTCTGGAAATGGTATTAGTTTTAATTATTCTGCTGATTGGCGATTATTTCAGGATACTACAACAGATACTACATCTTCGATTGCAGTTTTTAAATATGATGTAACGAATGGTCCAGGGCTTCGGCTTTATATAATGCCTACTAATGAGTCAACTCAAGACGTAATTAATAATTGGCGAAATTTTATAGTTTCAAATGGAACGATAATTTCAAACGGCACACTGAAAATAGACGGCAATATTGCTTATCAAGTAACCGGTATAGCTGATATTAACGGCTCTAATAAAAATATGAGATATGAGGGAATAAGTTTCGTAAAAAATGGGAAAATGTACAGTTTCCTCCTCCAAGCTCCAGATAGCGACTTTGATAAAGAAGAACAAAATTTTAATATTATTTTAAACAGTTTCAAAGCCCAATAA
- the tes gene encoding tetraether lipid synthase Tes — protein sequence MVIKKTKSLCPQCLSVVDAEVYEDSDKIMIKKECKEHGIFDSTYWGSDELYLKASESDHKGNGIVNPQTSSEKECPMNCGICKDHESQTILGLIDVTNRCNLKCPICFANAAVSNRLYEPTYEEIRGMLQTLRSNKPVPAPAIQYAGGEPTVRKDLVELIKLAKEEGFRHTQIATNGLRLARNPKLAKELKEAGLNTVYLQFDGVTEEPYLKTRNKDLLATKLKAIENCRAVDLGIVLVPTIVKGINDHQIGDIIKFAVENIDIIRGVNFQPVSFAGRTPADEVEEQRVTIPDFEKLVEKQTDSQIKVEDFHPASCVTPISEFIEAIEGEEQVVFTCHPHCGAATYVFIDDDQIIPITQFVDVDKFFKLLSKSAEDIKDGGLTGKAKTVARATLELPRTVDMSKSPSTVDIRSILTSVFKERSYSALGDFHHKTLLIGCMHFMDPWNFDQDRVKRCVIHYAVPDGRIIPFCSMNAVHREEIEKKFAIPFEKENITGERLEGKSDLPSNKT from the coding sequence ATGGTTATAAAGAAAACCAAAAGTCTATGTCCTCAATGTCTTTCAGTGGTAGATGCTGAAGTTTATGAAGACAGCGACAAAATTATGATAAAAAAAGAATGCAAAGAGCATGGTATTTTTGATAGTACTTATTGGGGTAGTGATGAACTCTACCTAAAAGCTTCAGAGAGTGATCACAAGGGTAATGGAATAGTTAACCCTCAAACGTCATCTGAAAAAGAATGTCCTATGAATTGTGGAATTTGTAAGGATCATGAAAGTCAAACTATTTTAGGTCTTATTGATGTGACAAACAGGTGTAATTTAAAATGTCCAATATGTTTTGCAAATGCCGCAGTTTCAAACCGTTTATATGAACCAACTTATGAAGAAATAAGGGGCATGCTTCAAACTTTAAGATCTAATAAACCAGTTCCAGCACCTGCAATTCAATACGCAGGTGGAGAACCAACTGTAAGAAAAGATCTGGTTGAACTGATTAAGCTTGCAAAAGAAGAAGGATTTAGACATACTCAGATAGCTACAAATGGATTAAGACTTGCGAGAAATCCGAAACTTGCAAAGGAACTCAAAGAAGCTGGTTTAAACACTGTTTATCTTCAATTTGATGGAGTTACAGAAGAACCATATCTTAAGACAAGGAACAAGGACTTACTTGCAACCAAACTTAAGGCAATAGAAAACTGCAGAGCAGTAGATTTAGGTATAGTGCTGGTTCCTACAATTGTAAAAGGAATAAATGACCACCAGATTGGTGATATAATAAAATTTGCAGTTGAAAACATCGATATAATAAGGGGAGTAAACTTCCAGCCCGTATCATTTGCAGGTAGAACTCCAGCAGATGAAGTGGAAGAGCAGCGTGTAACAATCCCTGATTTTGAAAAATTGGTGGAAAAACAGACTGATTCTCAGATTAAAGTGGAAGATTTCCATCCTGCATCATGCGTTACTCCAATTTCAGAATTTATAGAAGCTATTGAAGGCGAAGAGCAGGTTGTATTTACCTGTCACCCTCACTGCGGTGCTGCTACCTATGTTTTTATTGATGATGACCAAATTATCCCAATTACCCAATTTGTAGATGTGGATAAATTCTTTAAATTACTTTCAAAAAGTGCTGAAGACATAAAAGACGGCGGATTAACTGGAAAAGCAAAAACAGTAGCAAGGGCTACACTTGAACTTCCAAGAACAGTAGATATGTCAAAATCACCAAGTACAGTTGACATCCGATCTATACTGACTTCAGTGTTTAAAGAGAGATCTTACAGCGCTCTTGGGGATTTCCACCATAAAACACTTCTTATTGGATGCATGCACTTCATGGACCCCTGGAACTTCGATCAGGATAGGGTAAAAAGGTGTGTAATACACTATGCAGTTCCAGATGGAAGAATAATACCGTTCTGTTCTATGAACGCTGTTCATAGAGAGGAAATAGAGAAGAAGTTTGCGATTCCATTTGAGAAAGAGAATATAACTGGTGAGAGATTAGAAGGAAAATCTGATTTACCTTCAAATAAAACCTAA
- a CDS encoding CDP-2,3-bis-(O-geranylgeranyl)-sn-glycerol synthase, whose translation MDASVISVLVLSAYVIYFMLPAYLANVSALVFGGGKPLDFGRNFRDGRRIIGNGVTWRGTIIGTLIGTFIGILQGSVSEYYGNVFSLIPGITIIHGPIPTSILQGALVGLFLGGGALIGDAVGSFIKRRIGIERGKAAPFLDQLDFVIGALIFASLIVFIPLNMIIIILIISIVLHLLTNMIAYLIGMKDVWY comes from the coding sequence ATGGATGCAAGTGTTATCAGTGTTTTAGTTTTATCAGCATATGTAATATACTTTATGTTACCGGCATACCTTGCAAATGTTTCAGCATTAGTCTTTGGAGGCGGTAAACCACTGGATTTCGGCCGTAATTTTCGTGACGGTCGCCGTATTATAGGTAATGGAGTAACTTGGAGAGGAACTATTATTGGAACTTTAATTGGAACTTTTATAGGGATCCTTCAGGGATCTGTATCTGAGTATTATGGAAATGTCTTTAGCTTAATACCCGGAATTACGATAATCCACGGACCAATACCGACAAGTATACTTCAAGGTGCCCTTGTAGGACTTTTCCTAGGAGGCGGTGCTTTAATTGGTGATGCAGTCGGAAGCTTTATAAAAAGAAGAATTGGAATCGAAAGAGGAAAAGCTGCCCCATTTCTAGATCAACTTGATTTTGTAATTGGTGCCTTAATATTTGCTTCGCTTATAGTTTTTATACCATTAAACATGATTATAATTATACTTATTATAAGTATCGTTCTACATCTTCTAACTAACATGATTGCATATTTAATTGGTATGAAAGATGTTTGGTACTAA
- a CDS encoding response regulator, whose product MKKPVKVLLVEDNPADIRWTVEIFKEYHIPTEIRAVKDGTEALNFLYKKGNDDYHPDIIILDLYLPLINGHEILKRIKMDKKLNSLPIVILTASNSPKDAKIAYINHADCYISKPLDFRGLMKIIQRTGKFMLTAAALPGCIEIPCK is encoded by the coding sequence ATGAAGAAACCTGTTAAAGTACTACTGGTTGAAGACAACCCTGCAGACATTAGGTGGACAGTAGAAATTTTTAAAGAGTACCATATACCCACTGAAATACGCGCTGTTAAAGACGGCACTGAAGCATTAAATTTCTTGTATAAAAAAGGAAATGATGATTATCATCCAGATATAATAATACTAGACCTGTACTTACCTCTTATAAACGGACATGAAATACTTAAAAGAATTAAAATGGATAAAAAATTAAATTCATTACCTATTGTAATCCTTACAGCTTCAAATTCCCCAAAAGATGCTAAAATTGCTTATATAAATCATGCAGATTGCTATATCTCAAAACCTCTTGATTTTAGAGGTTTAATGAAAATTATACAGCGTACTGGGAAATTCATGCTTACAGCGGCCGCATTACCTGGATGTATCGAAATACCATGTAAATAA
- a CDS encoding hydantoinase/oxoprolinase family protein produces the protein MKIAGFDIGGANTDLAVVDFDDQGNITGIKTDFEYFPMWLKKDELGDALIRLLGDDLKDIDAVGICMTAELVDAYKTKREGVIDIAKKSKESFSVPVGFIGINGVLNFEEVVERPDEVAAANWIATSKIAAEIEENCVMIDTGSTTTDIIPIKNGSECAKGRSDLERLKTGELVYSATLRTNLAAIVDKVPLEDDWVRVSSELFAATADIHTVLGNITEEDYSCSTSDGAGKSKEECMRRISRVICGDMDMLSESDIEKIAAYIYKRQAEKVAEALLEVCERENLTKIVTTGLGMDIVGAKAAEVAGLESTGMDTILKKDECVVAPAVGTALMMRDSLKD, from the coding sequence ATGAAAATTGCAGGATTTGACATAGGCGGAGCAAATACAGACCTGGCAGTGGTTGACTTTGACGATCAGGGCAATATAACTGGAATTAAAACAGATTTTGAGTATTTTCCAATGTGGTTAAAAAAGGATGAACTTGGTGATGCTCTTATACGTTTACTTGGAGATGATTTAAAAGATATAGATGCTGTAGGTATATGTATGACCGCAGAACTTGTGGATGCCTATAAGACAAAGAGGGAAGGGGTAATTGACATTGCAAAAAAATCTAAGGAATCCTTTTCTGTTCCTGTAGGTTTTATTGGAATAAATGGTGTTTTAAATTTTGAGGAAGTTGTTGAACGGCCTGATGAAGTTGCTGCTGCAAACTGGATTGCAACGTCTAAAATAGCAGCGGAAATAGAGGAAAATTGTGTAATGATAGATACGGGAAGCACAACCACAGATATCATCCCAATTAAAAATGGATCTGAATGTGCTAAAGGTAGATCTGACCTTGAAAGATTAAAAACAGGAGAACTGGTATACAGTGCAACTCTCAGGACAAATTTGGCTGCAATAGTAGATAAAGTACCTTTAGAGGATGATTGGGTGAGGGTATCTTCAGAACTTTTTGCAGCTACTGCTGATATTCACACAGTACTTGGAAACATAACGGAAGAAGATTACAGCTGCAGTACTTCTGATGGGGCAGGAAAATCAAAAGAAGAGTGTATGAGAAGGATTTCAAGGGTTATTTGTGGGGATATGGATATGCTGAGCGAATCTGATATAGAAAAGATTGCAGCATACATCTACAAAAGACAGGCTGAAAAAGTAGCTGAAGCTCTTTTAGAAGTTTGCGAAAGGGAAAATCTTACAAAAATTGTAACTACCGGGCTTGGTATGGATATAGTCGGTGCAAAAGCAGCAGAAGTAGCCGGACTTGAATCAACAGGTATGGATACAATACTTAAAAAGGATGAATGTGTTGTCGCTCCTGCAGTTGGTACTGCGCTGATGATGAGGGATAGTCTAAAAGATTAA